The following is a genomic window from Haloarcula sp. DT43.
GGATTGCGGGTCGGGACAGTGCGGTCGCGGCCGCCGGCGGGAGCCAGTGAAGGGGCTGGAGGCCGTGGGACCGAGTATGAACGCGACCGAGACAATCGAGGCCTACTACGCGGCGCTCCGGGCCGGCGACCCGCTCGGCCCCTTCTTCGCCGCTGACGGCGACCGCGAGGTCGTCAAGTTCGGCATCTCCGAGCGGCTGGTCGGGACCGAGGCCGTCCGCGCGGGCCTGCGGGGACAGACCGAGACGACGACGGACTGGACCGTCGAGAGCCGCGCGCTCCGGGTGACAGAGCGCGAGGGCTACGCGTGGTTCAGCGACGACGTGCGACTGTGCTGGACCGACGCCGAGGGTGGGGACCGTCACGAGTACGACACGCGCTGGAGCGGGACGCTCGAAGCCACCGGCCGGGAGCGGCCGTGGCAGTTCGTCGGCATGCACGTCAGCACCGCCGACGACCTGCGCGGGTGACTCAGTCCGCGGCGAGCGTGGCGAAGACGAACTCGCTGTCGCTCCCCAGCGGGTCCGTCGCAGTGACCGTCTCCGTCCCGGTGAAGCCGGCGTCGGCCAGCTGGTCGAGGGTCGCCCGCCGGCCAGGGGCCGAGAAGAACATCGACCCGCC
Proteins encoded in this region:
- a CDS encoding nuclear transport factor 2 family protein, whose protein sequence is MNATETIEAYYAALRAGDPLGPFFAADGDREVVKFGISERLVGTEAVRAGLRGQTETTTDWTVESRALRVTEREGYAWFSDDVRLCWTDAEGGDRHEYDTRWSGTLEATGRERPWQFVGMHVSTADDLRG